The Corallococcus silvisoli genome contains a region encoding:
- a CDS encoding phage adaptor protein, whose protein sequence is MAWDTAANILNDAAVELGLYATDQTDPFDSTDAAVAQLCRLLKSVGQDLVRDYQWSHLQKEYTFATVPGTGDYALPPDYARLIDQTPWNRSGVMPLVGPLNAQGWQVLRAVTSTGAVGLWFRVVGNRLSLLPVPGTAQHLAYEYISAHWVQPTGQTAPTAETPTDGDDVLCFDRRLLVCALKLSWKKAKGFDASAAQDDFERALSRAQGGDGAAPVLSLNGCRLGPERLLNGVNVPDTGFGT, encoded by the coding sequence TTGGCCTGGGACACCGCCGCCAACATCCTCAACGACGCCGCCGTGGAGCTCGGGCTCTACGCCACCGACCAGACGGACCCGTTCGACTCCACCGACGCGGCCGTCGCGCAACTGTGCCGCCTGTTGAAGAGCGTCGGCCAGGACCTGGTGCGCGACTACCAGTGGAGCCACCTGCAGAAGGAGTACACGTTCGCCACCGTGCCCGGGACTGGGGACTACGCCCTGCCGCCGGATTACGCGCGCCTCATCGACCAAACGCCCTGGAATCGCTCCGGCGTCATGCCGCTGGTGGGCCCCCTCAACGCGCAGGGCTGGCAGGTGCTGCGCGCCGTCACCAGCACCGGCGCCGTCGGGCTGTGGTTCCGCGTCGTCGGCAACAGGCTGAGCCTTCTCCCGGTGCCGGGAACCGCGCAGCACCTCGCGTACGAGTACATCTCCGCGCACTGGGTGCAGCCCACCGGGCAGACAGCGCCGACGGCGGAGACGCCGACGGACGGCGACGACGTCCTCTGCTTCGACCGCCGGCTCCTCGTCTGCGCGCTGAAGTTGTCCTGGAAGAAGGCGAAGGGCTTCGACGCGAGTGCGGCGCAGGACGACTTCGAGCGCGCCCTGTCGCGCGCCCAGGGCGGTGACGGTGCCGCGCCGGTGCTGAGCCTCAACGGGTGCCGCCTGGGACCGGAGCGACTCCTCAACGGCGTCAACGTGCCGGACACGGGGTTTGGCACGTGA